The sequence GTCGACGCGACCCCGTACCTCGCGCTGAACGGCAAGAAGGTCGGCAACGACGCGCTGGCCTCGCCGAACGACCTCAGGAAGGCCGTCGCGGACGCGGGCGGCGGCGCGCCCGTCCCGGGGAGCACGCAGTCCAGCGGCACGGCGGGCGGCGCCGGCGCGGGGGCGGCGAAGATGACGATCTCGTCGCGGTCCTAGAGGAGGCGCGCGCTGTGCCCCGGAGACGGTAACGTCAACGGTCATGCACCCGGTCGCCTACATACCGAGTCCCTCGCAGGGCGTCTGGCACCTCGGCCCCGTGCCGCTGCGCGCCTACGCCATCATGATCATCCTTGGCATCGTCGCCGCGGTCTGGCTGGGCGAGCGCCGCTGGGCCGCCAAGGGCGGCACCCCGGGCGTGATCATCGACGTGGCCGTGTGGGCGGTGCCGTTCGGCCTGGTCGGCGGGCGGCTCTACCACGTGGTCACCGACTACCAGCGCTACTTCGGGGAGGACGGCGACCCGGTCCGGGCGCTGGAGATCTGGAAGGGCGGCCTCGGCATCTGGGGCGCCGTCGCGCTCGGCGCGGTCGGCGCGATCATCGGCTGCCGGCGGCGCGGGATCTCGGTGCTGGCGCTCGGCGACGCGGTGGCCCCCGGCATCGCGCTCGCGCAGGCGATCGGCCGCTGGGGCAACTACTGGAACCAGGAGCTGTACGGCCGCCCGCTGGACACCTTCTGGGCACTGAAGATCGATGAGAACCACCGGCCGATGCTGGACGGCGGGCCCGGCCTCGACCCCAAGTACGCCGACGTCGCCACCTACCACCCGACGTTCCTGTACGAGTCGCTTTGGTGCGTCGGCGTCGCGATCCTGGTGATCTGGGCCGACCGCCGCTACAAGCTCACGCACGGCCGCGCGTTCGCTCTTTATGTCGCCGCCTACACGGTCGGGCGCGGCTGGGTCGAGGCGCTGCGCATCGACGACGCCCACCACGTCCTCGGCCTGAGGCTCAACGACTGGACGTCCATCATCGTCTTCGTCGGCGCGGTCGCCTACCTGTACCTGGCCCGCGGCCGCACCGGCCCGGAGAACGTCGGAACCCCGGCCACCGCCGCCGGCCCGTCCGACGGCGTCCCCGTCACGGAGGAACCCGCGGCGAAGACCGGGGCGCCGGACGACACCACCGCCGAAGCCGCTGCGGAGCATGCGGACGAGGAACCGGCCGCGGAGCCCGCGACGCAGGTCGAGGCGGCGCGGGACGAAGCGGCGGAGGACGAGGCGGCCGAGGACC is a genomic window of Actinomadura citrea containing:
- the lgt gene encoding prolipoprotein diacylglyceryl transferase, producing the protein MHPVAYIPSPSQGVWHLGPVPLRAYAIMIILGIVAAVWLGERRWAAKGGTPGVIIDVAVWAVPFGLVGGRLYHVVTDYQRYFGEDGDPVRALEIWKGGLGIWGAVALGAVGAIIGCRRRGISVLALGDAVAPGIALAQAIGRWGNYWNQELYGRPLDTFWALKIDENHRPMLDGGPGLDPKYADVATYHPTFLYESLWCVGVAILVIWADRRYKLTHGRAFALYVAAYTVGRGWVEALRIDDAHHVLGLRLNDWTSIIVFVGAVAYLYLARGRTGPENVGTPATAAGPSDGVPVTEEPAAKTGAPDDTTAEAAAEHADEEPAAEPATQVEAARDEAAEDEAAEDQAAEDEVTEAQAPETGEPAAESGEPEANAAEEPEPVAETAAEAPAPDAKADEADEPVEPESATEPESATEPEPEPEPEAEPEAEPEAPAAEAAEEAGKNEADGAAAHDRAEKGEPVKDGK